The genomic interval cttttctccctctccctgttgcAGCAAGCATCTAGTTGGTACAGGAAATCTGCAAAGCAGAACAAGCTACTGTATCCATCTGTGTCAACAGATTCCCGCCTCACCCCTTTGCCAGCCTGTCTTCCTCAGAGCCACCAATCTGTCCCTGAGCAACCAAAAGAAATGGGTCAAAACAAGGTGCATCACACAAATGGCCTTGGTCATTACCTTGGTTTCTCCCAGCAGGACTTGAGACACAGTGATCAAGGAGACTTCACACGCAGATCCAGCAGTGCCTCCAGCATTTCCTGGTCATTTCAACGAAGCAAGTCTCTGTTCTGCTTGCCCACAACGAGCTCCTCTTCAGCCTCAGAgacttttcatttcagtgaaccatttcagtttttaaatcctGGGTCACCTGCAACCAGGTTAAAAACGTGGAGATGCAGCCCCAGGCTTAACATTGATGACTTGGAGGGTGCACAGGAAACTGATGTGGACACAGGGAGGAAGCTATCCTTCTCAGACCTGTCTGTGGTCTCTGCATACTCTGCCCTTAATGGATTTGGCAGTGACTTGGAAGCCTCTCTTCCCCCACAGAGGCAAAGTGTCAGTAAGACTAAACAGGCTGCAACTAGTGGAAGACCTGTATCAGTCATGTGCAATACCTTTGAGCCAGTGGGTGGTTCATTGCCTTTGCTCTCTGAACGGTCTTCCAGCTCATTCTTGTCCTCTTCAGTTTCTCCTTCAGGATCCCTCTCCAGGGAGCCCAAACAGTCCTTGGGACCTACCCCTTGTTCTCTAGATGATCGTGTTAGTGTTTGCCCAGCTTCACCAACTAATGAAGAAGAATTTTACATCTGAAGTTTCTCTACCTTGCGACTTCCAGGTAAAATGTGTTCTGTTTGTGAATGACAGCAGTGGACCCACCTTGAGCTTGCAGAAGGTTCTTCACTGAGGAGAAGGTGATGCAGTAGAGCATGCTAAATATTTGAAGAAAGCACTCAGATCCCTAAGAGATAAGTGCTGAAATATGTACAGTAAGGCAGTGTGAGGTGGGGCCAGTACCTTTGTATCGGAGAGGAAGATCTGCACAGAGGCTTGTCCATAGCAGTGCAAGATAGATGATTTCTATAACTGACCAACCCTTGGACTGGTGTTGAAGGACATGCAAGGAAAGGCACATAATAATCCAGTTCTCCATCACAGAAACGGAAGAGTGATTTGTGACACTAAACTGCTTTAACTTTTCGATGAAGTTCCCTCAGCTCAGAAAAGATGGGAGGTTAAAGGGGTCTTCTTTCCTCTGTACAAGTTCCAAAGGCAGCTCTAAGCAGAGCAGGTCCCAGTAGCGTGACTCCAGTAGAGTCAGACAAGAAGACACCTTCTTGAAAGGTTTCTTCTTGAAAACCTCCATGTGAAGACACACATGCTTGCAGCTAACCTCAGAGTTTACAGtgctgaggaggaaaaaacttTCATTCTTTCCACAGGGAAGAGGATACTCTACTATATCTCTTACTTTGACAGTCCAGGTTTTGGAAAGTGCCAAGAGAGAAACCTTGTGGAACATTTTCTACCATCCCCTCAAAAAGCCCCACCTTTCCAATGGGGAGGGAGCAATCTGCTTGTTTGAAACACTCTGTGCAGTCAACAAGTAAACAATGTTTACTCTTTTTAGCTCAGGCAACACAGAGTTTATCTATTTAGAATACAAAAAAAGTAAGAtaattcactgttttttttataTCCCTACAGCACCAGTTTCTATATATATCAACTCCTTATTTTTAAGGGGTTATTTTACTGTCGAAAATATTTCATGCAGAAACTTGTACTTCATATTTCCAGCCCAAGGACACTTGTTTCTGGGCAAAACAGATTTCTACTCAAATATATCAATCCAAAGGGAAAATAGGTCAAATTTTATGGGCTTTGTTTTTTCaagtcacatttttaaaatttgcattctTGGTTACCTGTTTTGCTTCagttaattttatattaaaaaaaaaaaagcaggtaaatGGCTGTTAGTATGACAAATAGCTAAGTACATTCACCAGGATTTAGGTCATGTAAACGGATTGCATCATGCATGTACTAAAAACTTAATTTTGTGCCAGAGAGAAATGACACTGATTGCAGCTGTGGAATAGCCAGTAAGAAAATgatgatattaaaaaatatatgtataaatctGTATGTAATCTATATACAGATGCAGATAGTGAAGATATGATGTTTGTTGTATTACCAGGGAGTTTTACTCAGAAGAATTGCTACTTTAGAAAAAGCACACAAGTACTCTAAATAATAGTTACAGAAAATGGAACAGCTCTGCAGGCCCATTGTGAATGCACACTTTTTACAAGCAATTCTGCAAAATGTCTGAGGGAAATTGCATACGGATTTattgaggaggagggagaaatgcCATTAAAGTTGTATCCCAGATCCAGAAGAGGCCAGAGGGAGTGTCAGGGTCAGGATAATACTCTTTTCAggctttttgctttcattttctccacATAGAGAATGAAGCATCGTGAGGTAAGCCTTGTTTTttgtaataaatacaaaataagagTAGGAAATTTTATGCTCTAAGAACATAGGATATTGTCAGCCTTCTCCTGCCCTCAGAACTGCTTAGTTTTACTGCAGTTGTTGGTAAACTGTGCTGTTAAGAGAGGACTGGAAGCAGAAGTATCACCAGTGAAGGATTTGTCATGCTATGCATGTGTTTCTCTGCTCCGTAGTCCTTCTAAGTCCATAGAGACTTTCCTCTGACTTTAGTGGCCTTTAGATCAAATCCTCTTAGAACACAGTGGAACTGATTTATTTAAGGTTGTGCTCCATGTCAGGTCAGACCAGCAGTATTTTCCATCTACCTGTAAATGACTGGGCAAGCAGCAATGCCTGGGACAATCAGGCTCCACAAGTTTAAACTTATGattcaggatttttctttcatatttgtggtggaacaaaaaaaaaaagatgaaatagcaTTGTGTATCCATTGGGCAGCCATTTTATTAACACAAGCTGCTTCCAGATGTGCCCATCAACAGGGTAAAGCTGGTTCAAACCTGTCACaaagttttaatatttattatttagaagagaaaaaaaaagtattttcaaaatatttttaataatacagaTAGCATTTGGTCTGAACAGTAAATCAAAAAGTCTTCGGAGATCTGATTTCAGCTGATATGTCTGTTAGATCCTGGAATCATGCCAACATTTAAACTCTTGACAAAAGCTAATTGGGGCTATTAATGGAGAGGAGGTTTGGAAATATGTTTCAGCCTAGAGTGTGCCTCTGCGATAAGTAGTTCAGCCCATCTGGGGGCCATCTCGCGACATGGCAGGAAGCGCTGATATTGGAAGTCTACAAGCAAGCACAAGATAGCTCAAGTATCAGTTGTGAGGCTCATGTGTGCTATTAACCTGCAACTGTACAAACATCTAAACTCACAATTTTACCACATTAATGCTAACAGGAAGAAAGCCAAATTAAGTTCCACAGACTCTGAATTTGTATTGTCTCCGTTGATTCTGTCTCCCcagtgtttctgttctgtttactGATACTTGCCtagaaatgaaagttttaattGTTTGTATTCATTGTGCTTGTAATGAAATTTTGGAATAACTTGAGCGTTCGACT from Struthio camelus isolate bStrCam1 chromosome 1, bStrCam1.hap1, whole genome shotgun sequence carries:
- the FAM124A gene encoding protein FAM124A isoform X2, with the protein product MSSTSSELSVEDVQDPFLVSVHIITDPGESKTLQQAIDKLLAWIHPDLQLFRVSERRASQKRRKQGKVGVSQPALAIILFLQEEYGEEPILQLHESFQRPPWHYHHTERVHGKFLPYMPCSQDFYTLAPGTPLWAIRPVHYGREIIRFTIYCRNENFVDILKLYELILKRPVCQKKADFCVFPVYSNMDIDIQFSLKKLPKGQIPAPTESAVLEFRVKDVGQLVPLLPNSCSPISEGRWQTEDHDGNRILLQQASSWYRKSAKQNKLLYPSVSTDSRLTPLPACLPQSHQSVPEQPKEMGQNKVHHTNGLGHYLGFSQQDLRHSDQGDFTRRSSSASSISWSFQRSKSLFCLPTTSSSSASETFHFSEPFQFLNPGSPATRLKTWRCSPRLNIDDLEGAQETDVDTGRKLSFSDLSVVSAYSALNGFGSDLEASLPPQRQSVSKTKQAATSGRPVSVMCNTFEPVGGSLPLLSERSSSSFLSSSVSPSGSLSREPKQSLGPTPCSLDDRVSVCPASPTNEEEFYI